The Lolium perenne isolate Kyuss_39 chromosome 6, Kyuss_2.0, whole genome shotgun sequence genome segment taatgccaacattaagatatcattctctttatatcatatgttgatatgtgagcttcaatgatgagtagtggtttgggcccaagatatatcttcgcggtgccatgccataacactcatatatggtggcctaggccaccacactcttctttgtgaagagttggagtaatttggatcttcattggattttattgacatctcctcgTTTTTATGGGAAATCGctcatttttggccttcatttgcatttttgcaaaaatgagtgatcatgtaccatcttaCAGTTTGGTtcatctgtcctaagcctatcaCATCTAAGCCATATCCTCTATCTCTCCGATTGCACCTATTCCCTGTCAAATTCCTGTTTCTGGCATGTTTTTCTgcttcaccggaagttccggtcgtttcgGCCGGTAATTCCGGCTGGATCCTGTCTGCCAGTTTCTGCCCGCTGTTCCTGATCTGTTGGTGGGGTTTCtgtgggaccggaagttccggctccaatgagcggaacttccggccttacGATTCCTCCACTTAACCGGTCGGGAACGGGGAGGCAGTTCCTGCCCCCCTCTTTTCCCCCATCCAAGATCTGTTcgtgctctctctctccctgtgGCGGCTGCAACCTCTCCGGCCGGATCTCCTTCCTCCGGCGACCTTCGCCGGATCGGCTCCGTGGATTGGCATCCCCTCCCCCTCCTCCATCATGGCTCCtcccggtttgtgccctctccctctctatgtgtgggtagacctcactagatgaactatagggcatactctaggtTAAGCTATGGTAGAACATCTCTAGATGCCTTTTCCCTACTAGATCTTGCATAGGATGTTGTGGTAATGCAGTTCACAATGCCATTCCCGCTGATCTGGTGAGAAAATATTGCTGTCTTCGAACAGCCGGATGTTCCGGCCCTgtgcaccggaacttccgccccggggcggaacttccgccggttctcaccggaactggtatcagagcctggccagttttctgctgtttactCAATATCCTGTGCAGGCTCTGGTTTTGACCTCCTTGCTTGTATACACTCATTTATCTCTCCTATCCTCATGATTGTATCCCAGGTGGCTCCAAGAAGAGAGGCAAAGGTCATGTGGATGAGATAGAAGAAGAAGTTGAGCGTACTCGTCCTTCCAAGCTCACGTCTCGTCAACAATCTGCTCAAAGGCAAAAGTCATCCGCAGTTCGTGGCAAGCAAGTTCATGTGTCGGTGAAGGGCATGCAGTatcttgagtacaaggagctccgggatatgaacccttacctcacccctcggaacAATAGGGTTACATATAAGCGCTTCCACAACAAGACTCAGGAGGAGATCTTTTATGAGGTCTATGTgttgttcaagaagggggtagcccctcaacaCGCCATTGACACCGCCAAGATGGCCGCCACAAGATACTTTGAAGAAGCTTATGCTATGTGTGgtgagtttgggctctatcccattatggagctcaacaaggacttTGACATCGGTTTGATTCatcaattctatgccaccgttcactttgatcaagatgaagctagaaCTTTCCGGTGGATGACTAATGACACCCTCCTTGAGGCTAACTTGGCAAGCTTTGGAGATGCTCTTGGATACCCTCGCTCTCCGGGAGTggatgcaaatggttggaggtgtCATGATAGTTCTTTTGCTCAAACCAAGGAAGTCTTGGAACACCTCTATATCAAAGGTTGGGGTAttccgggcaagagtgcggataTTCCGGGCAAGAGTTGGACCCAAaggtggcaaccttgatgagttGCATTTATATGAAGTGGATCTCATGGCAAACTcttttgctaagaagggcaccggtgagaggcttgatgtgatggactaaatctacaatgagatgtggtcatgtgtgatggagaaaAAGCTTCCCTCATTTGCTCCttacattatgaagctcattgaaGACACATGGGTTGCTACTCGTCAGACTACTCTTCTTCACTCTATTCCTCTCAACATCACATCTCATGAAGTGAAGGTTCTTAGGGTCAAGCGCCACAACGCGCCCATTGAAGATGTTCcccccatggatgagaagccacctagTTGGGCTTCTAAGCTTGCCCGCCGCATGCGATAGATTTTTTGTCTTACCTCAGCGGTCAATCAACGTTAGTATCAGCAGCATGTTGAGGCCAAGAAGTCTCGGCTTCGTCAGAAGAGCATTATGCGGGCTCTCAGTGTGGACGTGTCtcctcccggatccgaggagaGTATCACTCCGGAGGCTGAGTGGGTCGCTCAGCATGGCGTTCCTCTCCCTCCAGATGGCCTCGAGATCGAGTCTCCTCCGCACACTCCACCCTTCCCCGGCGCTCCATCGGATCTtcctcccggctgggctaacgccgacccttgggacgCGTAGTTTCTCCCATCCCTTTTTGGTgccttggtgccaaagggggagagtgagaccttattaggttgctctccgttgggtatttgcatgggggagtcacaagctcgtgttggctttgaTTTTTATCGCTTGTGACTTCATGTATCTTTGTGGTGTCGAactatgttcttagcttttatgTGGTTTGTGAACCTTATCTATGTGTATGGAACCTTATCGTTGTGTATGGTAAACTTCCGATGTGAGTCTTCtatggttatctatgtgtgcatgatctatTTATATATATGCTTATCACTATGATTATATTGCTAACCCAtggaagacggatgcaagatatagggggagcttcttatgtaTTAATGCTCATAAATAGGGGGAGCTCCTATATATCTCTCACATTCTTGTTGTTTACATTAttcattccttgcaaatacttgtgttgtcatcaaacaccaaaaagggggagattgaaagaacatttcccgcccttttgggttttgtgtgtttgacgtcaacactagttatatttttatgtgtgttgatgtagacaggtacaagattTCAAGATATATACTTGGCTGATGAATTGGACTGACAAAAAGGATGCTATGCTGGTTTTTCTCttccggcggaagttccggccactgccggcggaacttccgcccagggccGGAAGGTCCGGCCATcgccagcggaacttccgcccagattcccCCCTCAGAGCACCTCTCAGTTGAAGCTTTTGTTttgctggccggaagttccggtgcagttggccggaagttccggccagcggaacttccgcccaagttccggaaATCGGAAATTTGTGGCTCAGtatgtccagtatggttttctcgaaactccggaacttggccggaagttCCACCCTAGTTCCGCCCCAATCTCTTTCTGACCAGGTTGTCTGCGCGGAATcttcctggcggaagttccgaccaacatggccggtacttccggtgccagccggaacttccggccctcctggccggaacttccggtgttactaaaattcgtccaaacggtcagatctgagagctccaatcatataaatagctctattctccaaagggacaagttgctcaatcattgcaccaaaaatctgccaagcttcacctccattagagccacctcaagaacacaagatttgcaagatctccttcctcccccaaccaaagctcttgatctttggagattcgaaggagaagacaccgatctacatcctcaccgaagcgatttacatttccccctcatttgtttgagggtcccccttgctagtgttcctctttggatccctagttgatttgtattgatgtattgttgttgattgttgtgttgttacagatttgggagcctctaattcggttgtggatgtgtgccccaagaactttgtaaaggcccggtttccgtctcgaggaaatcccttagtggaagtgggctaggccttcgtggcgttgctcacaggagatctgagtgaagccttcgtggctgttggtttagctttcgtagcaaccacactcctcaaaacgtagacgtaccttcttgcaaaggaagggaactacgggaatcatctccgtgtcatcgcgtgctccactctcggttacctctatcctattctatctcctatatatattgcgtagctatatcttgcttagtggtaaccttgtcatataggtaaattcacttagttgcatatctagagaatttacctttgtgtcaagcctaaattgaaaaagaactaaaaattggttagcacctattcaccccccctctaggtgcggcatacgatcctttcaagagGTGAGTACGCCTTTGTGGTGTGCTCATGAGAAATAAGGTTACGCCTTTGTGGCTGTTAGCACATTTGTGGTGCCACACCTCCtcaacgtagacgtacttcccttGGGAAAGAACTATGGTAAACATATAGCGCCTCGTCTCCGCTCGCTACCCGGTTGTACCGCTACCTCTTCTCTTCACTCTTTTACTTGTTTTTTTCTATTTCCTTGTTTTCATCGCATCATATAGGATCACCTTTCCTTTCAAAGTTGTCACCTTTACTTCACCGCTTCCGcataaaatttgaaaaacctaaaacctTCTAtagcgcctattcaccccctctagacgCTCACGTTGCCCTTTCAATAGGCATTAGAGCCTCGGCTCTTGAATCGGGCTTCACCGGTGTGATCGTTCTCCCTGGTGTAGCAAGTTGCTCTGCCGCCTACGGCTAGCATTCCGtctactttggatgacctcaagaaattggggtCATCCATCATGTCGCAAATGCAAGCTTTGATGGCGGGGTTCCTTGGTCCAAAAGAAAACCATATTCCTAGTGATGAGGTCTCTCCCTCAAAGGCTTCCGCTGAAATACCACTCATTAAGTTTATTCCCGAAAAGGGAAACCCTAACGTGGAGGAAAAAGTGGGAGACTCCGGCACTTCGACTAAAGGGGAGGAATGTtctaaagaggagaagaaggattcTGAGGATAGCCATGCGGTGCCCCCACCAAGTAGCTATACACCAAATCCTCCTATTCCTATGCCCCACATTGTCTCACAAAGACCACCACGCGCACAAGATTCCTCAAGTTTTGCAAATTAGCAAATTTTGATGCAATCTCATATATGCAGCTCTTCCACCAAACCATGGAGCATTATAAAGGAAGATTTCAAGCCATACAAGCCGGAAAATCTCACAAGGAGGGAGCTGGTGGACGACCAACTCAATGCCACTGCTCTGCACATTATACACTTGGTGGTTACTCCCAAGGACTGGTCACACATCCACACATGCAAGAgcgccaaggatgcttgggagTTGGTACGAGCTTGATTCACTCTTTGTCGGAAAATGCAAGCATTCATGACTTGAAGTTCGACGAGGTCAACACCATCGCAGATGGGTTTGTGATGCATGAAGGAGAGTCCGTTGAAGATATGTATCGGCGCCTCACCGCTCTTGCCGTGGAAATGCGAGACCTCGAAGCGTCCTATCAGCGTGACCGTATCCGACATGAGCAATCGTTGCCGATGTGGCTGAACGAGGTACATTCGACTTCGGCGTGGCCAATAGGGTTGTCAATGAACTGATGGGCCAGGGAAAGGGCCTTATCTGTTTCATTGTAGTGTTCCTCGGTTTCGGTGTGGCCCGAATCTGAGGGCATATTATTTTCATATATTCTCAAAATTACATATCATTTCAGAAATTGGtaaaaaatgtattttttttaaaaaaaaatagcGCCGAGGAAACCTGCCGTGTAGAATCGCCCCTGCGTGCCGCCATTATTTCTGTGTGTAAATTCATGCTTATTATCGTCGTCGTGTTCCTTTGTGGGTCGTCTCCGGGCACTGTTGGTTGGTGTCGGATGCATCGCTCTCCATCCATTTCCAAACGAAGCGAGGAGAGAGGGGGGAATAAAAAGGTCGAAGCTTTGCTTGGGTCAGTCCCACTaccagtagcagtagcagtaccagtacctcgctcgctcgctcgcttctCAGATCCAATCATTATTTAATCCTTTTACCTCCAGTCTCCCACATGAGCACtcccccttcctcctcctcctcctccgctccgATCCCAACCCTAGCCTCCCCTGGCATGCGCGATGCGGCGGACGACTCCGACTCCCCGCCGTCCCACatgtcggaggacgacgacggctCCGGCGCCGGGGCGGGCGTCGACACCTGGGCGCCGGATCTGAGGGGCGCCAACGGCGGCAACAACGGCGCCAGGTGGGCGCCGCCGGACCAGGTGCTGGAGAACGTGCTGGAGAGCGTGCTCGAGTTCCTCACGGCGCCGCGCGACCGCAACGCCGCCTCGCTCGTCTGCCGCTCCTGGTACGCCGCCGAGGCGCAGACGCGCCGCGACCTCTTCATCGGCAACTGCTACGCCGTCTCCCCGGCCCGCGCCGTGCAGCGCTTCGCCGGCGTGCGCGCCGTCCTGCTCAAGGGCAAGCCCCGCTTCGCGGACTTCAGCCTCGTGCCCAACGGCTGGGGCGCGCGCGTCTCCCCCTGGGTCGAGGCGCTCGGCCCCGCATACCCGCGCCTCCAGCGCATCTGCCTCAAGCGGATGACCGTCTCCGACGACGAGCTCGCGCTCATCCCAAAGTCATTCCCGCTCTTCAGGGAGCTCTCCCTGGTCTGCTGCGACGGGTTCACCACCCGCGGCCTCGCCGTCATCGCCGAGGGGTGCCGGTACGGTTTCCCTTCAAACTTCTTCTTTTTCTGTGTCTGATGAAACACCTGACAGGGTATCTTACTACCATTGGCGCATTTGCTCAGTTCTTAGCTCTGCATCCTGCAATCGCCGCTTTATTTAATGTGCACGCCAACTCCCTTTATGCTTTCCATTTCTATTGGCCCGGCTCTGCCATGGATCAGAATCTGATCTTGGCTACACCGCTTTTATTATGGCCGTATTGGGTTCTCATCATCCCGCCCTACAGGGAGATCTGCCCAGTTCCTGACACTTGGTATTGTCACACTCGAATCTTGCTGCCCTTGGAATTTTTCTAGGCAGCGTTCATGCTGTTTGGTTTATGATCAACTTTTTACCGTGACCTGGAGCCTGGTATCAATCTCATCATGGATCCGCATGTTCATTTTTTAGGCATCTTCGAGTACTGGATCTGACCGAAGATTATTTCCATGAGGAGACCGAGGTAGTGGATTGGATCTCCAAGTTCCCAGAGTGCAACACGTCGCTGGAGTCACTTGTATTTGATTGTGTCAGTGTCCCGTTCAACTTCGAGGCCCTGGAGGCGCTTGTTGCGCGGTCACCAGCTCTGCGTCGGCTGCGTGTGAACGACCATGTGTCCATAGAGCAGCTGCGTCGTCTTATGGCAAGGGCACCCCATCTCACGCACCTCGGCACTGGTTCATTCCGCTCTGAGCCAGGCTCCAGTGGTGCTTCGTCTGTCTCTGACCTTGCCACCTCTTTCGCAGCAGCAGCCAAATCGCTTGTTTGTTTGTCAGGTTTCTTGGATGTCAATGCAGAATACCTCCCGGCAATCTACCCAGTCTGTGCCAATCTCACTTCCCTCAATTTTAGCTTTGCGAGCCTAACTTCTGAAGAGCTCATACCAGTTATTAACCACTGCGTCAATCTTCGCATTTTCTGGGTAAGCATTTTTGTGAATTTCTTGTCATCGCATTGATGGACGTCTCCATTTATCTACTTTGACGTTTGGCATTGGTGTTCAAATTTCTTATTCTAGGTTCTTGACACGGTGGGTGATGAAGGACTTCGAGCTGTTGCTGAAACATGCTCAGatctccgcgagctgcgggtTTTTCCTTTGGATGCCACTGAGGATTCTGAGGGTTCAGTCTCAGATGTTGGTCTCCAGGCAATCTCAGAGGGCTGCCGGAAGCTCGAATCAATTCTCTACTTTTGCCAGCGCATGACAAATGTAGCAGTAATTGCCATGTCCGAGAACTGCCCTGACCTTGTGGTGTTCCGCCTCTGTATTATGGGCAGGCACCGCCCTGACCGGGTTACCGGGGAGCCCATGGATGAGGGTTTTGGGGCAATTGTGAAGAACTGCAAGAAGCTCACTAGACTTTCAGTCTCTGGCCTGCTCACGGATAAGGCGTTTGCATACATCGGGAAATACGGGAAACTAATAAAGACTCTGTCTGTTGCCTTTGCTGGGAACAGTGACATGTCTCTTCAACATGTGTTTGAGGGATGCACCAAGTTGCAGAAGCTTGAGGTCAGGGATAGCCCTTTTGGTGACAAGGGATTGCTCTCTGGCATGAACTATTTTTACAACATGAGGTTCTTTTGGATGAACTCATGCAGGCTAACAGTGAAAGGGTGTGGTGATGTAGCTCAGCAAATGCCTAATTTAGTGGTTGAAGTAATGAAGGACCATCCTGATGATGAAGGGGAGGTGGATACCGTTGATAAGTTGTACTTGTATCGATCACTTGCAGGACCAAGAACTGATGCTCCTGAATTTGTCAACATCTTGTAGTACTGCTATTGAAGAAGTTTGTTGTACGGACATGTTATGTATTCTTGATTGTTTCTGCTGTATTCCTGATCAATTATGTCAGAGCTAGAGAGGAAGCTCCCTGCGGATGATTTTAGAAATGCAGTGGGAAATATGCACACATTATCATTCAGTTGAGCAGACCCTCAGTTATGTCAGAGCTAGAGAGGAGGTTCTTTTGTTTGATGTATCTTGATGAGCAGCCCATCTAGTGAGTACCTGATGCCCAATGGTAATCTGAGTTATTTTCTTCGGCAGCACCCGACTGATGTCTTTGTTGTACTATAGTTGAGAGTTGTAGGAACTGATTGCACGGGAACTAGCTGCATGCTGACTCCAATTCGGCGGCAGATTTTAGGTGGTTCCTTTTGCCCTCAAGCCTCCAGCCATTAATGTTTTGTCACCTATTGTTTAATTTATCTGCTCGGGCGAAGGAATGTCATTGGCATATGTAACTATGTTGGAAGACTGAATGTTCCATCAACTTTTTGCCCTACGTTTAGAATATCTCAGCTAGATAAATTTTCCCTTTCCATTTTTTTAGTTTCCACAAGTTGTATCTGTAGATCAATGTAGACCATTATCCCTTTTTATTGGTCGCACTTTCTGCTGTTATTATCAAGAAGATATTGGAGGAACTGAAATTCAATCAGCATCAATTTGTTATGGTCTCCTTCCTTTGTTGTCTGTCCTCGTCACTATTCCGTTGCCATGATCATATTACTTTGAGTATGATTGCTCCGCTGCTGCTACTACTATAGCAATAAATGCCATAGCCTGTATGTATTTGCATGATAAGGATATGCCCAACTAATGATTTGATTTCAGAGTGGTCCTTGGTCCTTGTTCCATGTAGAGCTGCATGGCATCAAATGTCTGATGGTCATTCGCCTTTTATACTTCTTAAAGCTCCGAATGGGTATAGCTGCCCTTTTCACAAGAGAAGGTAATGGTTTTACTCTTGACATGGTAAAATGTACTGTTATCTTTGATCACTGCCTTCCGTGATGAGTCG includes the following:
- the LOC127305869 gene encoding transport inhibitor response 1-like protein, which gives rise to MSTPPSSSSSSAPIPTLASPGMRDAADDSDSPPSHMSEDDDGSGAGAGVDTWAPDLRGANGGNNGARWAPPDQVLENVLESVLEFLTAPRDRNAASLVCRSWYAAEAQTRRDLFIGNCYAVSPARAVQRFAGVRAVLLKGKPRFADFSLVPNGWGARVSPWVEALGPAYPRLQRICLKRMTVSDDELALIPKSFPLFRELSLVCCDGFTTRGLAVIAEGCRHLRVLDLTEDYFHEETEVVDWISKFPECNTSLESLVFDCVSVPFNFEALEALVARSPALRRLRVNDHVSIEQLRRLMARAPHLTHLGTGSFRSEPGSSGASSVSDLATSFAAAAKSLVCLSGFLDVNAEYLPAIYPVCANLTSLNFSFASLTSEELIPVINHCVNLRIFWVLDTVGDEGLRAVAETCSDLRELRVFPLDATEDSEGSVSDVGLQAISEGCRKLESILYFCQRMTNVAVIAMSENCPDLVVFRLCIMGRHRPDRVTGEPMDEGFGAIVKNCKKLTRLSVSGLLTDKAFAYIGKYGKLIKTLSVAFAGNSDMSLQHVFEGCTKLQKLEVRDSPFGDKGLLSGMNYFYNMRFFWMNSCRLTVKGCGDVAQQMPNLVVEVMKDHPDDEGEVDTVDKLYLYRSLAGPRTDAPEFVNIL